Proteins from one Clostridium cellulovorans 743B genomic window:
- a CDS encoding reverse transcriptase domain-containing protein — protein MRNPQNMLISLTKHSNNKNYKYERLYRLLYNEEMYLTAYQRIYTNEGNMTKGTDNQTIDGMSLKRITNIINSLRNESYQPKPSRRTYIPKKNGKLRPLGIPSFEDKLLQEVIRMILESIYEGYFEETSHGFRPNKSCHTALSKIQATFTGVKWFIEGDIKSFFDNINHDKMINILSERINDQRFMRLIRKFLNAGYMEEWTFHKTFSGCPQGGIISPILANIYLDKFDKYMKEYVKLFRNGKRREVTLEYRQNKDALRLARVEFSKAVNETEKYKAITKIRELEKARVFIPYGNPMDTEYKRLIYIRYADDWLCGVIGSKEECRKIKEDIKTFLAEKLQLELSEEKTLITNAKDKANFLSYKIYVRKSNLSKRDKAGRLVRNYTGRVVLEVSTDIIKKRLIDYSAMKLTYHQDKEVWKPTARYNMKDCDDLEILDRYNSEIRGFYNYYCIANNSSIINSFKYIMEYSMYKTYATKYRTTKADIIEKFRINKDFGIRYKNSKGIERVRLFYNEGFKRQKECLRKNADLIPDGIKYFSSTSLIERLRANKCEICGKENATIEIHHIRKLKDLQGKNFWETLMIARRRKTLALCLECHKKLHCGKLD, from the coding sequence ATGAGAAATCCTCAAAACATGTTAATAAGTCTAACAAAACACAGTAATAATAAGAATTATAAGTATGAACGATTATATCGCTTACTTTATAATGAGGAAATGTATTTAACTGCTTATCAAAGAATCTATACAAATGAAGGAAACATGACAAAAGGCACAGACAATCAAACAATTGATGGTATGAGCTTGAAAAGAATAACTAATATAATAAATTCGCTAAGAAATGAAAGTTATCAACCTAAACCATCTCGCAGGACATATATTCCTAAGAAAAATGGGAAATTACGTCCTCTTGGAATACCTTCTTTTGAAGATAAATTGCTACAAGAAGTCATTAGAATGATACTTGAGTCAATTTACGAAGGATATTTTGAAGAAACTTCACACGGTTTCAGACCAAACAAAAGTTGTCATACTGCACTTTCTAAAATACAAGCAACTTTTACTGGTGTAAAATGGTTTATTGAAGGCGATATTAAAAGCTTTTTTGATAACATTAATCATGATAAAATGATTAACATTTTAAGCGAAAGAATAAATGATCAAAGATTTATGAGGCTAATACGGAAGTTTTTAAATGCAGGATATATGGAAGAATGGACTTTTCATAAGACATTTTCTGGTTGCCCTCAAGGCGGAATCATAAGTCCAATACTTGCAAATATCTATTTAGATAAATTTGATAAGTACATGAAAGAATATGTTAAATTATTTAGAAATGGTAAACGAAGAGAAGTAACCTTAGAATACCGTCAAAATAAAGATGCTCTTAGACTTGCCAGGGTAGAATTTAGTAAAGCTGTTAATGAAACCGAAAAATATAAAGCAATAACAAAAATAAGAGAGTTGGAAAAAGCAAGAGTTTTTATACCATATGGAAATCCTATGGATACGGAATATAAAAGGTTAATATATATCCGTTACGCAGATGATTGGTTATGCGGCGTAATTGGTAGTAAGGAAGAATGTAGAAAAATCAAAGAAGATATTAAAACTTTCTTAGCTGAAAAACTACAACTTGAACTATCAGAAGAAAAAACGCTAATTACTAATGCAAAAGATAAAGCAAATTTTCTAAGTTATAAAATATATGTTAGAAAAAGCAATCTAAGTAAACGTGATAAGGCTGGCAGATTAGTTAGGAATTATACTGGTAGGGTGGTCTTAGAGGTATCAACAGATATAATAAAAAAGCGTTTGATTGATTATAGTGCCATGAAATTAACTTATCACCAAGATAAGGAAGTTTGGAAACCTACTGCACGATATAATATGAAAGATTGTGATGATTTAGAAATTTTAGATAGATATAATTCTGAAATTCGAGGATTTTATAATTATTATTGCATTGCCAATAACAGTTCAATTATTAACAGTTTCAAATATATTATGGAGTATAGTATGTATAAAACCTATGCAACAAAATATAGAACTACAAAAGCAGATATTATAGAAAAGTTTAGAATTAATAAAGACTTTGGAATTAGATATAAAAATTCAAAAGGTATTGAAAGAGTAAGACTTTTTTATAATGAAGGGTTTAAGAGACAAAAGGAATGTCTAAGGAAAAATGCTGATTTAATACCAGATGGTATTAAATATTTTAGCAGCACAAGTCTAATTGAAAGGTTAAGAGCAAATAAATGTGAAATATGTGGCAAAGAAAATGCCACAATAGAAATACATCACATAAGGAAATTAAAGGACTTACAAGGAAAAAATTTCTGGGAAACTCTTATGATAGCAAGGAGACGAAAAACATTGGCACTGTGTTTAGAATGTCATAAAAAATTACATTGTGGCAAGTTAGATTAA
- a CDS encoding ParA family protein: MGKVISIVNQKGGVGKTTTTLNLGYALSQMGKKVLLIDFDPQSSLTVCFGYDNTDNIQTTIYNLMALAIEEKNLPSKEDYIISMGNLDLIPCNLELSAIEVALVNVMSREQVLRSIIDEIKDGYDYVIIDCSPSLGMLTINALAACDSVMIPVTPQYLSAKGLELLLRNIIRVKKRINPKISVDGILLTMYAERMKLSKEVLKIIQEAYGSHINIFRNKIPTSVRVGEANMKSKSTIEYDPKNKVSGAYVEFAKEVVEI; the protein is encoded by the coding sequence ATGGGTAAGGTAATTTCTATCGTAAATCAAAAAGGAGGCGTCGGAAAAACTACTACGACGCTTAACTTAGGATATGCATTATCTCAAATGGGAAAGAAAGTTTTACTTATAGACTTTGATCCACAAAGTAGCTTAACGGTATGTTTTGGTTATGATAACACTGATAATATTCAAACTACTATATATAATCTTATGGCATTGGCTATTGAGGAAAAGAATTTACCAAGTAAAGAAGATTACATAATATCAATGGGAAATCTTGATTTAATTCCATGTAACTTAGAGTTGTCAGCTATTGAAGTAGCGTTAGTTAATGTGATGAGTAGAGAGCAAGTGCTAAGATCCATAATTGATGAGATAAAAGATGGCTATGATTATGTGATTATTGATTGTTCTCCATCACTAGGGATGTTAACTATAAACGCTTTAGCTGCTTGTGATAGTGTAATGATACCTGTTACTCCTCAATATCTTTCTGCTAAAGGTTTAGAGCTACTTTTAAGAAATATCATTAGGGTTAAGAAAAGAATCAATCCTAAGATATCGGTAGATGGAATACTTTTAACTATGTACGCAGAAAGAATGAAGTTATCAAAGGAGGTTTTGAAGATAATTCAGGAAGCTTACGGAAGCCATATCAATATATTTAGAAATAAGATACCTACTTCTGTTAGGGTTGGCGAAGCTAACATGAAAAGCAAGAGTACTATTGAGTATGATCCTAAGAATAAAGTATCTGGAGCTTATGTTGAATTTGCAAAGGAGGTTGTTGAAATTTGA
- a CDS encoding DEAD/DEAH box helicase family protein has product MKRITEVKDIYAKITKTVTSSKDEWKDFLNFASKVYKYNFDNAILIYAQRPNATMVATMDIWNKKIGRYINKGVRSIAVFDTRRQNLKLDYLFDISDTHGYPNTIPKLWSLDKDIEKELIGRINMKYGVNYDKLDNIISDLAELKVNINIPEYITDFKGDIEASWLNNLPDQGVRQNFMDTVIDSIHYIVAKRCGIESRVYKNVDCFNLVSHFNTLPFTLKLGNAALSVSREILKEFEQEITEIIKEKRMVKNNERTTRARIRGSGWNTLSEASNIQGREGRPETTREIRTDGDELFKGQSLSEIQSSADERGTDGDNAQGQRRSSSETEHNHGTDVKGKSNKESREHNGNLQTQGTSEGSSGGNSSEGNSVQREINQQQLDIFESHSSGSFFIYENNEKETEITVDQEKIKESSWEAYKNNALDNYKPGVLNWIENSEVNGADDNKSNHFDDKNIEPKEVDLGQLKTPIEDKMNYRYSPEDEIGVGGVKTKFKNNVEAIKTLKAIEKEKRLATAMEQKTLAKYVGWGGMPQAFDKNSSSWSNEYAELKGLLSEEEYNSARASTPNAHYTDPLIIENIYKALENFGFKEGNILEPAMGVGNFFSMIPNTMNKSKLYGVELDDISGRIAKQLYQKANIKIQGFETTDYPDNFFDVAIGNVPFGDYKLYDPTYDKHNFMIHDYFFGKALDKVRPGGIIAFITSKGTLDKENPSVRKYIAQRADLVGAIRLPNTAFKANANTEVTADILFLQKRERVAVSEPNWLHVGLTEDKIPVNEYFIDNPEMLLGKMVFDKRMFGENSRYTTLINEDENFNLSDSLNKAVKNLSANIEGYERKEESQEDVISADPNVRNYTYTFVEGKLYYRENAIMRKCDITGKALDRIKGLHGIREITRKIIDIQTKGCTKEELKLKQEVLNERYDNFVKKLGFITSKTNNSAFREDNDYPLLSSLEIVDDDGNVKKADMFTKQTIRPLEKITSVDTALEALTVSLNEKGKVDIPLMTQLYHKSEEELLSELKGHIFLNPEHYDKDNSLLGWETQDQYLSGNVRQKLKIAKIYAETNPELFDSNIDALEKVKPKNLEASEIDIRIGTTWIEEADIEKFIYETLGTPRYCQNFNSRYANNEVQVHYNSYNASWTIENKGVDSNSILATEIYGTKRLSGYYIIEESLNLRTVTVKDRVDDGDKVKYVINQKETMLAREKQNQIKEEFKSWIFRDPERRKKYVNFYNENFNNIRLREYDGSHLTFPGMNPDIKLRQHQVNAIARTLYGGSTLLAHCVGAGKSFEMIASGMELKRLGLAKKSIYVVPNHLTEQMGAEFLRLYPSSNILVTTKKDFEKQNRRRFVSRIATGAYDAVIIGHTQFEKIPISKERQERMLNDQINQMTYAIEETKRERGENWSIKQMERFKKSLETDLKSLLDESRKDDVINFEELGIDCLFVDEAHSYKNCATFSKMRNVAGISNTRAKKSSDMLMKCQYIQELNEGRGVIFATGTPLSNSMVEMYVMQRYLQNHQLEKRGIHHFDAWAANFGEVVSSLELAPEGSGYRFRSRFSKFTNLPELMTLFKDMADVQTADMLKLPVPKLKNDKYILVASEPSEFTKDIMQDFVTRAERIRNGAVDPAFDNMLKITNEARILGTDPRLLVSSADNDPESKVNKCIENIYEEYIKSQDIKGTQIVFCDVGTPNNDGRFSIYPYIKQELINLGMKEDEVCFIHDAKNEVQREQMFSDMRSGNKRVIIGSTPKMGTGTNIQDRLIALHHLDCPYRPSDIERASVMGA; this is encoded by the coding sequence ATGAAGAGAATTACCGAAGTAAAAGACATTTATGCTAAGATTACTAAAACAGTAACCAGTAGCAAGGATGAATGGAAAGACTTTTTAAACTTTGCATCAAAAGTATACAAATATAACTTTGACAATGCTATTTTAATTTATGCTCAAAGACCTAATGCAACTATGGTAGCTACAATGGATATTTGGAATAAGAAAATAGGTAGGTACATAAACAAAGGTGTTAGAAGTATAGCAGTTTTTGATACAAGGAGACAGAATCTAAAGCTAGACTACTTATTTGATATTAGTGATACCCATGGTTATCCTAATACAATTCCTAAACTATGGTCCTTGGATAAAGATATTGAAAAGGAACTGATAGGAAGAATTAACATGAAATATGGGGTTAATTATGATAAGCTAGATAATATAATAAGTGATTTAGCAGAGCTTAAGGTAAACATCAATATACCAGAATATATCACAGATTTTAAAGGAGATATAGAAGCTTCTTGGCTGAATAATCTTCCAGATCAAGGTGTAAGACAAAACTTTATGGATACAGTTATTGATAGTATTCATTATATTGTAGCTAAAAGATGTGGAATAGAATCAAGGGTATATAAGAATGTTGATTGTTTTAATCTTGTAAGTCATTTTAATACATTGCCCTTTACTTTAAAATTGGGCAATGCTGCTTTAAGTGTTTCAAGAGAAATACTTAAGGAATTTGAGCAAGAAATAACTGAAATCATTAAAGAAAAAAGGATGGTGAAGAACAATGAAAGAACCACTAGAGCTAGAATACGAGGAAGTGGATGGAATACTTTATCCGAAGCTTCAAATATCCAAGGAAGAGAAGGACGACCAGAAACCACTAGGGAAATACGGACAGATGGCGATGAATTATTTAAAGGACAATCATTATCAGAGATACAGTCTTCTGCTGATGAAAGGGGAACTGATGGAGACAATGCACAAGGTCAACGAAGAAGCTCATCAGAGACTGAACATAATCATGGAACAGATGTTAAAGGAAAATCCAATAAAGAATCCAGAGAACACAATGGAAACCTACAGACACAGGGAACAAGTGAAGGCAGCAGCGGAGGAAATAGTTCTGAAGGAAATAGTGTTCAAAGAGAGATAAATCAACAGCAGCTAGATATTTTTGAGTCACATAGTAGTGGCTCTTTTTTTATTTATGAAAATAATGAAAAAGAAACTGAAATCACAGTAGACCAGGAAAAGATTAAAGAAAGTTCCTGGGAAGCTTATAAAAATAATGCTCTTGATAATTATAAGCCAGGAGTTTTAAATTGGATTGAAAACAGTGAAGTTAATGGAGCTGATGATAATAAGAGCAACCACTTTGATGATAAAAACATTGAGCCAAAAGAAGTTGATTTAGGACAATTAAAAACTCCTATTGAAGATAAAATGAACTATAGATATAGTCCAGAAGATGAAATTGGAGTTGGCGGTGTTAAGACAAAATTTAAGAATAATGTTGAAGCCATAAAAACCTTAAAGGCAATTGAAAAAGAAAAGAGACTTGCAACTGCAATGGAGCAGAAAACACTTGCAAAATATGTTGGCTGGGGTGGAATGCCACAAGCTTTTGATAAAAATTCTAGTTCATGGAGTAATGAATATGCGGAACTTAAAGGTTTATTATCAGAAGAAGAATACAACAGTGCAAGGGCATCAACCCCTAATGCTCACTATACAGATCCATTAATCATTGAGAATATTTATAAAGCTTTAGAGAATTTTGGTTTTAAGGAAGGAAATATTTTAGAGCCTGCAATGGGTGTAGGAAATTTCTTCTCAATGATTCCAAATACAATGAATAAATCAAAACTTTATGGTGTAGAGCTTGATGATATTTCAGGACGAATAGCAAAACAGCTTTATCAAAAGGCAAACATAAAGATACAAGGTTTTGAAACAACAGATTATCCAGATAACTTCTTTGATGTTGCCATTGGAAATGTGCCTTTTGGAGATTACAAGCTTTATGATCCAACTTATGATAAGCATAATTTCATGATTCATGATTATTTTTTTGGTAAGGCTTTAGATAAGGTAAGACCAGGAGGGATAATTGCTTTTATAACTAGCAAGGGAACTCTTGATAAGGAAAATCCTTCAGTTAGAAAATATATTGCTCAAAGAGCTGATTTAGTTGGAGCTATAAGGCTTCCGAATACAGCCTTTAAAGCTAATGCAAATACAGAAGTTACAGCAGATATATTGTTTCTACAAAAGAGAGAAAGAGTAGCTGTAAGTGAACCTAATTGGCTTCATGTTGGATTAACAGAAGATAAGATTCCAGTAAATGAATACTTTATTGATAATCCAGAAATGCTTCTTGGTAAAATGGTTTTCGATAAAAGGATGTTTGGTGAAAACAGCAGATATACAACATTGATTAATGAAGATGAAAACTTTAATCTTTCCGATTCTTTAAATAAAGCTGTTAAAAATTTAAGTGCTAATATTGAAGGTTATGAAAGAAAAGAAGAGAGCCAAGAAGATGTTATTTCTGCTGACCCTAACGTAAGAAACTATACTTACACTTTTGTTGAAGGCAAACTATATTATCGAGAAAATGCGATTATGAGGAAGTGTGATATTACAGGGAAAGCATTAGACAGAATTAAAGGGCTTCATGGTATAAGAGAAATAACAAGAAAAATTATTGATATTCAAACAAAAGGCTGCACAAAGGAAGAATTAAAATTAAAGCAAGAAGTATTAAATGAAAGATATGATAACTTTGTAAAAAAGCTAGGATTTATAACATCAAAAACAAATAACTCGGCTTTTAGGGAGGATAACGACTATCCATTGCTTTCATCCTTAGAAATCGTAGACGACGATGGAAATGTTAAAAAAGCTGATATGTTCACTAAGCAAACCATAAGACCACTGGAGAAAATCACATCGGTAGATACAGCACTAGAAGCTCTTACTGTTAGCTTAAATGAGAAAGGTAAAGTTGATATACCTTTAATGACACAGCTTTATCATAAAAGTGAGGAAGAATTATTGTCAGAACTTAAAGGACATATCTTTTTAAATCCTGAACACTATGATAAAGATAATTCTTTACTAGGATGGGAAACACAAGATCAATATCTAAGTGGCAATGTAAGACAAAAACTAAAGATTGCTAAAATTTATGCAGAAACAAATCCTGAGTTATTTGATAGTAACATTGATGCCTTAGAAAAAGTTAAACCAAAGAATCTTGAAGCTAGTGAAATTGATATTAGAATAGGTACTACTTGGATTGAAGAAGCTGATATAGAAAAGTTTATCTATGAGACTTTAGGAACTCCGAGATATTGTCAGAACTTTAATTCACGTTATGCTAACAATGAAGTTCAGGTGCATTACAATAGTTATAACGCTTCCTGGACCATAGAGAATAAAGGTGTAGATAGTAATTCTATATTAGCAACAGAAATTTATGGAACGAAAAGACTAAGTGGTTATTATATCATTGAGGAAAGCTTAAATCTTAGAACCGTAACGGTAAAGGATAGAGTTGATGATGGTGATAAAGTAAAATATGTTATTAACCAAAAGGAAACCATGTTAGCTAGAGAAAAGCAAAATCAAATTAAGGAAGAGTTTAAGAGTTGGATATTTAGAGACCCTGAAAGAAGAAAGAAGTATGTTAATTTCTATAACGAAAACTTCAATAATATCAGACTTAGAGAATATGATGGTTCACATCTTACATTCCCAGGAATGAATCCAGATATTAAGCTTAGACAACACCAGGTTAATGCTATAGCAAGAACTCTTTATGGAGGAAGTACACTACTAGCACATTGTGTTGGTGCTGGGAAAAGCTTCGAGATGATTGCCAGTGGAATGGAGCTTAAGAGATTAGGACTTGCTAAAAAGAGTATCTATGTAGTGCCAAATCATTTAACAGAACAAATGGGGGCAGAGTTTTTAAGGCTTTATCCTTCTTCCAATATCCTTGTTACTACGAAGAAAGATTTTGAGAAACAGAATCGCAGAAGATTTGTAAGCAGAATAGCTACAGGAGCTTATGATGCTGTTATTATCGGTCATACTCAATTCGAGAAAATACCAATATCAAAGGAAAGACAAGAAAGAATGCTTAATGATCAAATTAATCAAATGACTTATGCCATTGAAGAAACTAAAAGAGAACGAGGTGAGAATTGGTCAATTAAGCAAATGGAGAGATTTAAAAAGTCTCTTGAAACAGATCTAAAGAGCTTACTCGATGAATCACGAAAAGATGATGTTATAAATTTTGAGGAACTAGGTATTGATTGTCTCTTTGTTGATGAGGCACATTCGTATAAGAATTGTGCCACATTTTCTAAAATGAGAAATGTTGCTGGAATATCCAATACAAGAGCTAAAAAATCAAGTGATATGCTTATGAAGTGTCAGTACATTCAAGAACTTAATGAAGGTCGTGGAGTTATTTTTGCAACAGGAACTCCCCTATCAAATTCTATGGTAGAAATGTATGTAATGCAGAGATATCTTCAAAATCATCAGCTTGAAAAAAGAGGTATACATCATTTTGATGCCTGGGCAGCTAACTTTGGTGAAGTAGTATCTTCTTTAGAGCTAGCACCTGAAGGATCTGGTTATAGATTTAGAAGTAGATTTTCAAAGTTTACAAATCTTCCTGAGTTAATGACTTTATTTAAGGATATGGCAGATGTTCAAACAGCAGATATGTTAAAGCTGCCAGTTCCAAAGTTAAAGAATGATAAGTATATTTTAGTAGCTTCTGAACCTAGTGAATTTACAAAAGATATTATGCAAGACTTTGTAACTAGAGCAGAAAGAATAAGAAATGGAGCAGTTGACCCAGCCTTTGACAACATGCTGAAAATTACAAATGAAGCAAGAATTCTGGGAACAGATCCAAGACTTTTAGTAAGCAGTGCAGATAATGATCCAGAATCAAAGGTTAATAAATGTATAGAAAATATATATGAAGAGTACATAAAATCTCAAGATATAAAAGGAACCCAAATAGTATTCTGTGATGTTGGAACGCCTAATAATGATGGGCGTTTTTCTATTTATCCTTACATAAAGCAAGAACTTATAAATCTAGGAATGAAGGAAGATGAAGTCTGCTTTATACATGATGCTAAAAATGAAGTTCAGCGTGAGCAAATGTTTTCTGATATGAGGTCAGGTAATAAAAGAGTGATTATAGGGAGTACCCCTAAAATGGGCACAGGAACAAACATACAGGACAGGCTTATAGCACTTCATCATTTAGATTGTCCATATCGACCAAGCGATATAGAACGTGCGTCCGTAATGGGTGCATAA
- a CDS encoding helix-turn-helix transcriptional regulator, with protein MSTIFSKKLKDYRKELETKHQEKFGQVRLANELGISKGIIGDLERGTRLPSKKVLIKLVEHSGKSINYWMDGIEEYEAPNSVDLVLDKMIEKGLIKDINIDDDAWEIIKKAVLLEIERKLK; from the coding sequence ATGAGCACAATATTCTCAAAGAAATTGAAGGATTATCGTAAAGAATTAGAAACCAAACATCAAGAAAAGTTTGGGCAAGTTAGATTAGCAAATGAATTGGGTATCAGTAAAGGTATTATTGGAGATTTAGAACGTGGGACAAGATTACCATCTAAAAAAGTATTAATAAAGTTAGTAGAGCATAGTGGTAAATCAATAAACTATTGGATGGATGGCATAGAAGAATACGAAGCCCCAAACAGTGTAGATTTAGTTCTAGACAAAATGATTGAAAAAGGCTTAATAAAGGATATTAACATTGATGATGATGCATGGGAAATCATTAAAAAAGCAGTTTTATTAGAAATTGAAAGAAAGCTTAAGTAA
- a CDS encoding ParB N-terminal domain-containing protein: MSEKKLMSLAADMFGMDESKDERENEVAVDEVEIEKLIPYRNHPFKLYDDERFDNMVKSIKEFGVIVPIIIRPIGTEYEILSGHNRVNAAKKAGLLKVPVIIKDSLQDDEAMLIVTKTNLMQRSFSDMLHSERATALQQHHKALASQGKRTDILKEIETYLKADEIKAEETSRQLGEKLTSVDETGKSYKLSGRTVSRYLRICNLILELKERLDVEEIPFVAAVELSYLNNEEQDIVEEILSENNFKVDMKKAETLRIYSESKKLNQETAYSILSGDLNKKPKTNKPGTIKLKPKLINRFFTAETKQTEIEETIERALELYFYNEK, encoded by the coding sequence TTGAGTGAAAAGAAACTGATGAGTTTAGCAGCAGACATGTTTGGCATGGATGAATCTAAAGATGAACGAGAAAATGAAGTAGCAGTTGATGAAGTTGAAATAGAAAAGCTAATTCCGTACAGGAATCATCCTTTCAAATTATATGATGATGAACGCTTTGATAATATGGTCAAGAGTATAAAGGAGTTTGGTGTTATTGTTCCTATAATTATAAGACCAATTGGAACAGAATATGAGATTTTGTCAGGACACAATAGGGTGAATGCAGCTAAGAAAGCTGGGTTATTAAAAGTTCCAGTTATAATTAAGGACAGCCTTCAAGATGATGAAGCTATGCTTATTGTGACTAAAACTAATTTAATGCAGCGTTCTTTTAGTGATATGCTTCATTCTGAAAGAGCAACTGCATTGCAACAACATCATAAAGCTTTAGCTTCTCAAGGTAAAAGGACAGATATTTTAAAAGAAATTGAAACCTATCTCAAGGCTGATGAAATCAAGGCTGAGGAAACTTCTCGCCAACTTGGCGAGAAGTTAACAAGTGTTGATGAAACAGGAAAAAGTTATAAGCTTTCAGGAAGAACTGTATCAAGGTATTTGAGAATATGTAACCTTATACTGGAATTGAAAGAAAGGTTAGATGTTGAAGAAATACCCTTTGTTGCAGCAGTAGAACTTTCATATTTAAATAATGAAGAGCAAGATATTGTAGAAGAAATTTTATCAGAAAACAACTTTAAGGTTGATATGAAAAAAGCAGAAACCTTAAGGATCTATTCAGAAAGTAAAAAGTTAAACCAAGAAACAGCTTATTCTATTCTCTCAGGAGATTTAAATAAGAAACCAAAAACAAATAAACCAGGAACTATTAAATTGAAACCTAAGCTTATCAATAGGTTTTTTACGGCAGAAACAAAGCAGACAGAGATTGAAGAAACTATTGAAAGAGCTTTGGAATTATATTTTTACAATGAAAAATAA